DNA sequence from the Geobacter sp. AOG2 genome:
CTTTGCCGCCGCCGGTTGAAAACGTCAGGGAGCGCCGTTCGAATTTGAGTCCTTCCGCTTTGGCCTTTTGAGGTACGATCCGGTAATAATGGGGAGCACAGGTAGGCCGCATGAGAATGTCGTCCTCCTCCTTTTCCTGCTGGTAATGCCAATCGAGTATCTCTTCGTAGTCCTCTTTGGAGATCAATTCATTCATGATCGCTTCGCCCCGGCCGGTGGGGACGATCATGAACATATACCAAGCGGTTGCTCCCAGGGATTTGGCCAGCTTGAAGGTGGCGGCAATGTCATGCTGGTTCCGCTTGGTGAAGGATGAGTTGATCAGGAATTTCTGGCCGTTACGGCGGAAGATCTCGGCCGCACGCACAACGCCTTCAAACGAGCCGGGGCACTGGCGGAAATTGTCGTGAATCTCTGCCGATGAACCATCCAGGGAAAGGGACACCATCTTTATGTCGGCCTTTTTCATCTTCTGACAGATCTCGTCGGTTACCAGGGCGCCGTTGCTGGCCATGCACATGCGTAGGCCCAGAGAGGTTCCGAACTCTGCCAGTTCAAAGATGTCCTGACGCAGCAGCGGTTCGCCGCCGGAAAGCACCATAACAGGTTTGGAGAATGCGGCAATCTCTGACAGTAACTTTTTCCCCTCGTCCGTCGTAAAATCCCCTTCCGATGAGGTCATGTCCGAAGAACAACGGCAGTGTACACAACGCAGGTTACACTTTTGGGTGGTCTCCCAGGCGATCCATTTAGGTACGAATTCCTCGCTCATAAGGCTCCCGTCTCAAAGAATAGGGGCGTCAATCCATGACGCCCTTTTAAAACTTTACCCCGAATAGCGATGTAAACTCAAGAATAATTGTGGGAAAATGTTCCACTTGCATGCCCCATACTCGGAGCCCCCGGTTTTTAATAAACTTGAAAGGGCACATCAATTCTGCTATAGAAAGCAAATCAAATATATGCAATTTTTCGCTAATTTTGGGGCAACATTCAAGGAGCGAGGCATGTCCACTCCGCAGATGGTCATGTACGACGAAGAATTTCAGGAGATTAACGAGGTTATCGGCAGGCTCCTGAAAGAGGCAAATGCCAAGGTTATCTTTCTGGTGGATAAAAACGGTCAGCTTATTTCCGGTGTGGGTGAGACCGAACGTTTCGACACCACGTCGCTGGCCTCGCTTACTGCCGGTAACATTGCGGCAACTGGCGGTCTTGCCAAACTTATCGGCGAAAAGGAGTTCTCGATCCTTTTTCATGAGGGGGAGAAGGATAATCTCCATATTTCAATAGTCGGCGGCAGGGTCATCCTGGTGGTGTTGTTCGATAGCCGCTCCTCCCTCGGGTTAGTGCGACTGCGAGTCAAGAAGTCTTCAGAGGAACTTTCGGCAATTTTCGATAGATTGCTCAAAAAGGCTGAGGACAAGGAAAAACGTGGGGTATCCGATTTCCCCTTTGCTGAGATCACTGATGACGATATTGATAGCCTGTTCAGTTAAAAACTTCGAGGTACGCTAGCAATGTCTTTTATCAACTACGCCTCTCGCGAGATTAACTGCAAGATTGTCTATTATGGTCCGGGTTTGTGCGGTAAGACCACGAACCTTCAGTATATTTACCAAAAAACCGCTCCGGACGCCAAGGGCAAGATGATCAGTCTTGCAACCGAAACGGAACGGACGCTTTTTTTCGATTTTCTTCCGTTGGCATTAGGTGAGATACGGGGCTTTAAAACCCGTTTTCACCTGTACACCGTTCCGGGCCAGGTTTTCTATGATGCCTCCCGCAAGCTGATCCTGAAGGGGGTTGACGGTGTTGTTTTTGTGGCCGACTCCCAGGAAGAACGCTCGGACGCCAATACGGAGTCGCTGGACAACCTGCGGATTAACCTCCGGGAGCA
Encoded proteins:
- a CDS encoding ATP/GTP-binding protein, which produces MSFINYASREINCKIVYYGPGLCGKTTNLQYIYQKTAPDAKGKMISLATETERTLFFDFLPLALGEIRGFKTRFHLYTVPGQVFYDASRKLILKGVDGVVFVADSQEERSDANTESLDNLRINLREQGYDLDKLPYVVQYNKRDLDNILSIEELRREINPTNVPEFEACATTGEGVFETLKAVAKLILIDLKKGK
- a CDS encoding radical SAM/SPASM domain-containing protein, translated to MSEEFVPKWIAWETTQKCNLRCVHCRCSSDMTSSEGDFTTDEGKKLLSEIAAFSKPVMVLSGGEPLLRQDIFELAEFGTSLGLRMCMASNGALVTDEICQKMKKADIKMVSLSLDGSSAEIHDNFRQCPGSFEGVVRAAEIFRRNGQKFLINSSFTKRNQHDIAATFKLAKSLGATAWYMFMIVPTGRGEAIMNELISKEDYEEILDWHYQQEKEEDDILMRPTCAPHYYRIVPQKAKAEGLKFERRSLTFSTGGGKGCIAAQTICLIDCFGNVKPCSYFHRVAGNVKQTPFREIWENSEIFRDLRNFKAYKGKCGQCEYINVCGGCRARADAVHGDYMAEEPFCNYVPIRVQQAENK
- a CDS encoding roadblock/LC7 domain-containing protein encodes the protein MSTPQMVMYDEEFQEINEVIGRLLKEANAKVIFLVDKNGQLISGVGETERFDTTSLASLTAGNIAATGGLAKLIGEKEFSILFHEGEKDNLHISIVGGRVILVVLFDSRSSLGLVRLRVKKSSEELSAIFDRLLKKAEDKEKRGVSDFPFAEITDDDIDSLFS